The proteins below come from a single Microbulbifer sp. Q7 genomic window:
- a CDS encoding SIMPL domain-containing protein yields the protein MQSALKLFSAGLLAGFVAFTTGCGSDDTGHPSGTLISISAQGEASQAPDTAHLSTGVVTEAANSNDAMRANAEQMDKLMQAIKKAGIPDKDVQTSGISLNPRYDYQPNREREIVGYQARNTVSITLRKLDELSNVIDALAAEGANQLHGPSFSIAEPEPLLAEARNKALQQAQARAASYAESLGTKVRRIVSISEGGQGGMPRPMARMEMAAAQEGPSTPIARGENSVSVNLELLFELEK from the coding sequence ATGCAAAGCGCTTTAAAACTGTTTTCCGCCGGCCTGCTGGCCGGGTTCGTCGCATTCACCACCGGCTGCGGTAGTGATGATACCGGGCACCCTTCGGGAACGCTGATTTCCATCTCTGCCCAGGGCGAAGCAAGCCAGGCACCGGACACCGCACACCTGTCCACCGGTGTTGTCACCGAAGCCGCCAACAGCAATGACGCCATGCGGGCTAACGCGGAACAAATGGACAAGCTGATGCAAGCCATTAAAAAAGCCGGGATACCGGACAAGGATGTGCAGACCAGCGGTATCAGCCTGAACCCCCGCTACGACTACCAGCCAAATCGCGAACGCGAAATCGTCGGTTACCAGGCCCGCAATACCGTCAGTATTACCCTGCGTAAACTGGACGAATTGAGCAACGTGATCGATGCTCTGGCGGCCGAGGGCGCAAACCAGCTGCATGGCCCCAGCTTTTCCATTGCCGAACCGGAACCTCTGCTGGCTGAGGCCCGCAACAAAGCATTGCAGCAAGCGCAGGCACGGGCGGCTTCTTATGCGGAATCCCTCGGAACCAAGGTGCGCAGAATCGTGAGCATCTCTGAAGGTGGCCAGGGCGGTATGCCCCGCCCCATGGCTCGTATGGAAATGGCCGCCGCCCAGGAGGGACCGAGCACGCCTATCGCGCGCGGTGAGAACAGCGTTTCGGTAAACCTGGAACTGCTATTCGAACTCGAGAAATAA
- a CDS encoding amidohydrolase family protein, protein MTITQRISLNVKRALRSLLGLALLTTANLVVAENIAVHAGWLFDSETGRLLEKRTVHVVDGKVESVERGYTQRAGERVIDLTAFSVLPGLMDMHTHLAYEFGPRTYTEAFTWNPADYTLRAVDTAKRSLMAGFTTVRDLGDSGNVTVSLRNAINRGDIVGPRVYTAGKSIATTGGHADPTNGHRHDLMGSPGPAEGVINGSASAREAVRQRYKDGADLIKITATGGVLSVAKSGQNPQFMQDEVEAIVQTAKDYGFTVAVHAHGKEGMERAIRAGVDSIEHGTYMDDKTMALMVDHGTWYVPTLLAGDWVTQKSAIDGFFPEMVRTKAAKIGPLIQDTFQRAHKKGVKIAFGTDTGVSRHGENAKEFALMVQGGMSPADAIRSATWNAAQLLNAQDELGSIAPGKQADLVAVIGNPLEDISTLERVRFVMKGGVVYKQPE, encoded by the coding sequence ATGACCATCACCCAAAGAATCTCATTGAATGTCAAGCGCGCACTACGCAGCCTGCTTGGTCTGGCCCTGCTCACAACGGCGAATCTGGTCGTCGCAGAAAATATTGCGGTGCACGCGGGGTGGCTGTTCGACAGTGAGACAGGTCGTTTGCTGGAAAAACGCACGGTGCATGTTGTAGACGGTAAGGTGGAGTCTGTAGAGCGGGGCTATACCCAGCGCGCTGGCGAGCGGGTTATTGACCTGACGGCCTTCAGCGTGCTGCCCGGGCTGATGGACATGCATACGCACCTCGCTTACGAATTCGGCCCGCGCACCTACACCGAGGCATTTACCTGGAATCCCGCCGATTACACGCTACGGGCGGTCGATACGGCCAAGCGCTCGTTGATGGCCGGGTTTACCACGGTGCGGGATCTTGGCGACAGTGGCAATGTAACGGTGAGCCTGCGCAACGCCATCAACCGTGGCGATATCGTGGGGCCGCGTGTCTATACCGCGGGCAAGTCGATCGCCACTACCGGCGGTCATGCGGATCCGACCAATGGTCATCGCCACGATTTGATGGGCAGCCCGGGCCCCGCCGAAGGGGTGATCAACGGTAGTGCCAGTGCCCGGGAAGCGGTGCGACAGCGCTATAAAGATGGTGCTGACCTGATCAAGATTACTGCGACCGGCGGTGTCTTGAGCGTGGCCAAGAGTGGCCAGAATCCTCAGTTTATGCAGGATGAAGTGGAAGCGATTGTGCAAACCGCAAAGGATTATGGTTTTACCGTCGCGGTGCATGCGCACGGTAAAGAGGGCATGGAGCGGGCAATCCGCGCCGGTGTGGACTCCATCGAGCACGGCACCTACATGGATGACAAAACCATGGCGCTGATGGTGGATCACGGAACCTGGTATGTGCCCACCCTGTTGGCGGGGGACTGGGTCACGCAAAAATCCGCGATCGACGGTTTCTTCCCGGAAATGGTCCGCACAAAAGCGGCGAAAATTGGTCCGCTGATTCAGGACACCTTTCAGCGCGCACACAAAAAAGGCGTGAAAATCGCATTCGGCACCGACACTGGGGTGAGCCGACACGGAGAGAACGCCAAAGAGTTTGCACTGATGGTGCAAGGAGGGATGAGCCCGGCCGATGCTATCCGCTCTGCAACCTGGAATGCGGCACAGTTACTCAATGCCCAGGATGAACTCGGCAGTATCGCCCCCGGCAAGCAGGCAGACCTGGTGGCGGTGATCGGCAATCCGCTGGAAGATATTTCGACCCTTGAGCGGGTGCGGTTTGTGATGAAGGGTGGAGTGGTTTACAAGCAGCCCGAGTAA